The Polypterus senegalus isolate Bchr_013 chromosome 1, ASM1683550v1, whole genome shotgun sequence genomic sequence aagAATTACAGTCTTAACGGTGCAGGGCTGACGGCTAATGTTAATGCTGACCCGACAATAATCTGGGCTCCAACCGTGTACGTTTTGTTGCCTCTCAGTACAGATACTATCCTTATGGCATCGACTCGCGAATAAATGCAATTCTAATGCTAAAGGTTTGTTCAGTTCAGTACAGAAATGAAGTAGCAATTAATTATCCaaaacatgattaatacatggTGCATTTTTTCTTGTTACTATGCAAAGAAAGCCAACTTTAGCGCCTCTAAACCTAAGCGACTGATTGCTTGGAACGATGAGAGCAATACCACGGGAACGGCAGGCGTTCGGTATCGCGATGGGGCGTATAGTTTGTCCTTTGCCGCATGCCGTAGTTCGTGACGCAGACTTCCTCTTCAAATAGGCGGGCGCATCCGTCCGGAAGCACTTTTGTTTAGTGAACATGGCGTTGGCAAGTGTGTTGGGTCGTGAGTCGGCGTTTTTCAACAACAATAAACAGTCTTTATTGGGGGTTAATTTGGACTTGCACGTCAGTGAGCCACAGGACTTCTTCGTGAGAAATGCTGCGAGCGCAGATGTTTCCAGTGGCCCCGAAGAAAAGATCGAGTTTCTGCATGGCACGACTACATTGGCGTTCAAGGTAAAATCGGATAGTAATTTGAATTTATAATTCAAACAATAAAACcttaaggaaaagaaaacataCGCATGAATAAGCAAACCGTCGATTTGTCagattttgctgttgtttgcttgttttgtaAAGAATTACATGGGTGATGCTTTGTCACTTTTATGTCTTATCCTGTTGTTCTCATTAGAGAAGTTATAACAGAACAGTATCATTAAGCCCAACCAGCTGGTCCATCCCAGTCACCTAGATTGTCCAGAATAATACCAGATTCGATTTTTAAGGTCTCTAAATTCCTACCACACTACCTCTCTTTGGTGCCTtaagtgaagaaaaacttttaacatttttgcgaaatgtacccttaacaagttcccaactgtgttCGTATTGTAGAATATCGGTCATAAACATTAATTAGAAAGTCATTGTTATTGCCACCTTTCAACGCGAAAACGAGATAGTGATGTTGTAACATACAAGAGGCTTAACTCACTGTGGACATGTCATGTCTGCTGCTCGGAAACAAACGGGTGCAGCTTTCAGTGTTGCGTTTGCTTCTTACATCGGTTGCCTTGTGCCTAATACCGTAGTGCTATCATTTAAGGCAAAATTCTCCTTCTATCGAGTCTCACAACGCTGAGCATCAGCCTAAAGCGAGCTTCAAATTTTTGTCCATCTTGTTTTGTAGTTGGCAGTATTCAGGAATATTGAGCAGCATAAAACGACCGTGGGGAACTTACCTTCAGCCCCGTGATCTTTAGGCAAGTTCTTTTGCATCAGGGCCGTGTTGTGAAATACTCTCGAATTGCGGTCCACTGTAGGGTTCCTCAAGTTTGGTTCTCGACGGCCACcgtgtctgcaggttttctttccagccTAACTTCTTATTTAGAAGGTAATCATGGCTGACAGAAGAACTTGACATTTAATTCTACGTCTTTCATTCGGCATTATTAaattgtaccttttttttttttcttcacaaggTTATCAATGAAGTGACTTCTGGCTCTGAGCAAATTAGTAAATCACAGTTCTTCACTTTTCTTAAAAGTGCTTAAAAGTATCCTGCTGATTCATGCTGGCAGTAATGAAATGCCTTGTATATTGTGTGCTTTCAATCAACATAGTAAAAACATTAAGTCTAATTTAGGTGAAGGTTTTGTGTACCAAGTCTGCAGCCCTGGAGTTATCCCCAAGTGTGAACGAGAGAGAAATCACAGATGTGCCTTTGTTTTAGGTCCTCTCACTTCACAGTTGTTTTCCGTATTGAGTGAGCTCATATTTACAGGTCTTGGAAGATGCAAGTTTCTTGTCAAGTGTGAATTTGAAATGACTCAACACTTTGGTCTTCACCCCTCTGCCGTATTTATATCTTCTGTCTCTGCCATCTCTCAGATTTGATATACGGTTACGCTACTTTATCAGTGAAGTGATGCACACAGTTCATAACAAGGCTGCTAATCAAAACTCAAATTGATTGGCAACAATTTTCATTATCTGTTGTTGGAgatgatttgctttttttttttgttgcagccCCAAGCTGTGTCAGAGGTGCCGTAAAATTTAAGCATACTGGAAGTGTGTATACTGTCAGACCTtgcatgcatacacacagaaaaacGCTGAATAAATCCTTTTAGCTCTGCTCATTAACATACCAAATGAACATGAAATGGTAGCACTGACAGTAAACGTTGCAAAATAAAGacatactccacccaaaaatgtttttttaatatgttaagtAGGcccttgtttttaattgttgatCTCAATAATCTCCTGTGTTCATGTAGATTGTGATAGAATACAAGCCAATAGTGGCCAGTGCTGTACCATGGctaatgtgaaaaatgtaaacGGGGGGTTTGGGCGAGGAAATCcctcgtgttgcataatccacatgttggTTATGCAGTCTTTTACTTAGTGTGCAAAACGTGTGTTTGTTTTCTAGAATGTTGTTAAATATACTTGTGTTTATTGCTTATGATGTACACTGATTCTTTTTGCAAGCCACATGggttttggtttttgattttaagGTAAACTGTTGACCAATGAATtggggtgtgagtgtgtgtggatgTTTTAGTTACTAATTCTACACTGTTATTGGCTAGTATGTTTAGTGTTTTGACATGCCCCAAAATGTTCATTATAATTTGTAACcttccatctttttcttttttacagtttCAGCATGGTGTTATAGTTGCAGTGGATTCACGAGCAACTGCAGGGTCTTACATTGCCTCACAGACTGTGAAGAAAGTGATTGAAATCAATCCCTATCTCTTGGGAACGATGGCAGGAGGTGCCGCAGATTGCAGTTTCTGGGAGCGACTACTTGCACGTCAATGTAGAATCTATGAGCTCCGCAATAAAGAGAGAATCTCAGTAGCAGCAGCCTCCAAACTGCTAGCCAATATGGTGTACCAATACAAGGGCATGGGACTCTCGATGGGCACTATGGTGTGTGGCTGGGACAAGAGAGGACCAGGTATGAGAATTGTAGCGATTTTGTTCTATTGTAATTTATCATAAAGGAGGGGAATGAATATATTTAGTCCAATATAACCCTATAAATTAGGATGGCACTTACTGAAATATTACGATGATTGAACATTTTGAAACTtcaatattatgaaaaaaaactgcaaaacaattttttaaaatttttacataaCCATAATCCCTTTGAACACAGATGCACTTCTTTATATAGCATAAGCTTTGTTATAACAAATCTTCTATGCCattcacataattttttttttcttgcttatgCACCAGCCTTCTGTAGCTGACTGGGTTGCCGCCTTTTTGTTGTTGCTTGTCCCACAGAGGTAGTCTTTCAGATTAGTAACAATTTTAGTGGCATTGCACCATTTTTGAAGAATGGGTGGATCTAACATTCATTCAGATTAGGGCTGTCTGATCGAATGTTGCTATTTAGAATATAATCAGAATTAAAGTCTCACTTGAAGGCAAAAGCTGacattgtaaaagaaaatgttttttttcctgcacTAGTTTTGTCATTGAGTTACACCTAGTATGCCATGTTTAGCTAGTTATTTTAATTAGTAAGATCCCTTCAACACAGTTTTTACCCCCCTTTTCCCTTTCCCACTGCTCTACTCTTTAATCTAAAAATGTTGGTGCATCCAATGAGATTGCTAGTgtcatccattaatttttttaatgagggTAAAATACTCTTTGTATAAAGTATTTTATACTTTATGTATGTAGTTGTAGGTTCACAAAGAGCTAATTAGTGGACTTTCTTTGTGCTTAATAGGTGCCCTCCTTGTGAAGTATGATGAAATATCATACCCAAATTGGTTATTCGGTGCGGACAGTAACTCAGCACTCCCTTCAGCAGGAGGTTGTGTATACGCCCAAAGTCACCAATTTCAAAAAATTACATTGTACATATTTCAAAATGCAGGACATTGCTCCCTCCCATTGATTACATGACTACCTGATATTtgactaaaatattgttatattgaCAGTTGAATTCAGCTGTCAAATGTTAGGAGTGGCCTTTTAatgataaaaacattaaatagtcAGACTTGACGCACCAAATTCGACAACTCTGGATGACCTGGGCACAGACAATCCTAACGAAGTTGCACCAAACAAATACAGAGGAATCTTCTTGtggtacacattttttttttttcttattttggtggACTTGGGTTAATGTTCTTTGGTTAACTATTGTGTGGTTTTTAAGCGAGAGGTCTGCTCAGCTAATGTGAGCTCATCTGCTGCTCAAACTTgcatcaaccttttttttttttttatttttttaaccagtcATCTCTACAGTTACATTTGATTGATTCACATGTTGGCATCTCTGCCATTCAGTTATTTTGAAATCTGTGCTTTGTTAAAATAGTGCAATAGGATTCACTTTGCTTAAAACTGGGAATTCATATTGATTAGCATCCGTCACTAGCGTACTCAGTGCTGTTTTTCTAAATGCTTCTCCAGTGATCTAAAAGTATCATTTCACATCTGATTTTTGTCCCATTTATTTATAAACCTGAGATCTGCAATTGTTTAGTCCTGTCATTAACTTTAGTAATTTGACATCAAAAATGAATCTAGACACATTCAGCCAGTTGGTTGTATTTTGCCTGTAATGACTTCTGTAAGTACATTTTCTGTGCTCTCCTCCTGTGTTGATTTCCTAATTGGTTTATTCTGAAAATGCTTAGAATGCACACATCATGCCCAACAATGACTGTGTTTGGTCAGTCACCTCCAACTGTTCAGTTGGCTCCCAGTGCCTCTAGCAACATGGAAGATGCCATCTGCAGCTGATGTGTATGATTAATCTCCATGGCAGGCtccatttaaagaaaatgtaccttCATGCTAttctcatttttataattttataaatgtgAAATAGCTTTTGAAGTTAATTTCCATTAAAGTGTGTATAGTTTTATCTTCACATTGGagcaattggatttttttttttatgtaagtaATGTTTTTGAACTGAGGACCTTATGAATTGTAATCCCCTGGTGATGTCTTTGGTATATTACAGGATTGTACTATGTCGACTCTGAAGGAAATCGTGTCTGTGGTGACTCCTTCTCAGTGGGGTCAGGCTCTGTTTATGCATACGGTGTGTTGGACCGTGGCCGTCGGGAGGATTTGTCTGTAGAAGAAGCCTGTGAACTGGGAAGACGAGCCATTTACCAGGCCACATACCGTGATGCGTACTCTGGAGGAGTGGTCAACCTATATCACGTCAAAAGTGATGGCTGGGTGTGCGTTTCTCAGAATGATGTGGCTGATCTCCATAGGAAATACCTGGATGAGGCAAAGTAATTGAAATTAGGTGTTGTACAGATGTATTTTATTCTCATTCCCTGAAGCTTGCTTTCTCATCTTTTATTGGCTGCATTCACTTGTAAAAGTCAgaagtcaaaataaaatattttggacTTTGTGTTtactacaatgtttttttttttggaaaaaattgttttctcaaaattaaaacTTAACTGTGATGTGTTACAATGATCTGCAGCTTAACAAAATATACAGAATTAATGGGCACAATAAGAAAAGATAAGTTCATTGTTTACACCACATAACCTTTTATTAGAGAATGACATGTGTGACAGCATTGGGCATTAAATTTTGTGTGAAGTAGCTGTTAAACATTATTGATTAGCAATTTAGAATTAACGTAAAAGGTGTTTTATAGTGAGTACAGTCAAGTAAAACAATGTCTGAGTAGATAGCAGATCTAGGAAAATATTTGGAATAGCATGCAAATTACAGGCTATTAAAATGTAAAGGTAATTATAAGTTAGAGGGGCTGCCACCTATTGGTCACCTACAGTGAAGACCAGGAAATGCCAAAAAGAGATAATGAAGCAGGGCAGGGAGGATCAGAGGAGGACGGGGAAATGGAAACAGAAAtggtcaaagaaaaacaaaagacacaggcCATCGTATTAACATGGAATctaagcaatttttaaaaaatattttgcttacaCCAGCAAGGAAAATTGCCatatgcataaaaaaataaaaaaaacctcatgGATGCCTGGTCAAGTTGCCAAGTTTCTTAAATCTCAGATGAGATTATAACTCTGGTTTCAGCTACTTCCAGTGCCCTCCTCAATAACCATGTATGtcttaactaactaactaacttgaCTAATTACCATATACATTTGGATGTGTTCCCAAGTGACAGCTTTACTTTCAAATGATGGGAGAACACTGAAAGTTCAATGAATTTGAACTCGAGGTGTTCCTGACATTTGGTGGAGTGTAAGTAGTGGCCAGGGGGCCTGCTTCAACCCCTCCATTCCCCTGAAGGTGCAAGTCTCAAAGGGAATTTTCCTCAATTTTTAAGGCTAcacttaatgtaaatattttgataATCAACCAATAGGTTCACAGTGATGCTgctgtagcgctgctgccttgtggTAAGGAGTCCTTCATTTTGGATAGTGGTTCATATGAATTTGTGGTGATTTCCTCCTGCAGCCCAAAAACATGTTAGGTAAATTGGcagtgctaaattggccctgagtGAGTGAGcgaatgtgtgcgtgtgtgttcatGTTCACCTTACCTTGGACCAGTTCttttgtccagggtttgttcctttgTGCGCTGATTGCTTGCAAAGTTAGCTTCAGCTGTCCCCTGGCCcagataagtgggtttagaaggtGAACGGATCAATGAATACTATAATCTGTCCTGCCCAAAGCAACTTTCATTTGCATTTACAGGTTAGTTCAACACTGcaacaccacaaggaacagtcctttTTCCATTTCTGTTCACTCTGCACATCTCTTAACTATAAATATAGTACcgggtcatgtcacttgcagaagttCTAAGGTGATTCTGCACTGCTggtgtgtattgataaaggggatgagaccggagtataggagtcagggggagaactttgctGTAATGTCAGTAAAACCAAGCATCTGATTATTGAATGTTCGGCACCAAAGAGCCTCCAAGTCTGTtaactattcaaggagtggatgtagaggtggtttgctcctacaagtacttggactggtcttggaaaacAGAGCTTTAAACCAACACTAAAACatctgcataatacctcactgggactgggacagtcaagtcagaagttcctttttaaattttgttgctTCATAGTTAttctggtatgtgtgtgtgttttacccttataaaataagaaagggcttctTTTGTCACAGTTAAAATATGACCTTTGTGTCGATGACTGACgacatactgtataaactgaTGTATACATCTCAGGTATGTGCAGTTTGGATTTGTGTGCTGAATTGGAGCCCACATTGCAGAGAACATCGTGCTGATATCGCGTGATCCCGGTTACGTTACAGGTTTTAACAACCGTGTTGAGAAAAACTATGGACAGATATCAAAATGTGACTGATGCATCTTTCAGATGTGCAGTgaaatcagattttcttttcacttCACTGTTCTGCTGCTTGGAGTCCATGaaaatgccaacaccaaaaaagtCTGCATAGGATTTATGATGGTCAAACTTTCCATAACTTTAAGCCAATTTTCACCCCAACATCAAGTTATAGAATTCCCGGTTAATGCATAATCAATGCTTCATGCATGTCTCTGAGTGTAAGTAAGCCTTGCATATGAAGCTCCAGGAGTTCCCCTTATTGCACTCTTTATCTGCCGATGTCCCTTCACTTAATTCACAGCCCAGACGCAGCAGTTTAAGTCACAAGGTTGTCACATATCTCCTTGTCTTCTAAATCACATCGGTGTCTGCCAAACACACAGTAACCATCTCCAGCACTTCGGACTCAAGGGGTGCACTTTAAACCTGGTCTAGTGTTCTGTTCTGGGTAATTCCTAAAATCACCTCTGTGACGTCTTGTCACCACCAAGCTACAGTGTAATCTCGTGGCCATGCAGACCATTTCATCCCTGATCCCATAACCCCACACTAAATTTTTAGACCACTGTGCTCTCATTTGTATGTGGGACTTTGTCTCTCCTCTCCCACCATCAAAGGGAAATTGTAgcttcctcccatcatcccaaAGAGCTCCCCTCACTTCTGGTGAATGTGCATTAGTGTTAGATTGGTACTAAAATTTGGATTTTGGGATCAATACCAGCCTTTGGACCTCAGAACTGATACCAAAATGGTTCTGAAGCAAATAACAGTTAACTCCAAACTGCCACCCTCTTAATCCAGATTCCCTAGTGGCCAGTGCCACTGCGAGATGGGCTCCCATGAAGTCCTAATTGCATCAAAGCAATACGGAGAGGAATTCCCATGAATTTCTGATTGTGTCCAAGTGTGAAGTTTTGTTTTGTGCAATGTAGGATACGGATATTTTTCTACAGCTGCAATATCGAAAATTCTGAAATGCTGCTGCCatggtgttttaaaatttggATTTTGTGATACTTGTCTTCGGTACCAGTATACCCTAGTGTGTGTAGAGCACTACTAGTAAAATACTGGagatcaggggtgtcgaactccaggcctggagggccacagtggttgcaggttttcattctaagcatcttcttcattagtggccagtttttgctgctaattaacttcttttgcctttgttttaattaacttgactcgggccccttagttttctctttttccttaattagcagccaaacgataatgagacacaaaacaagccgtcacatgaccagctaacctgtacTCATCACACAgtagctgaaaataaagaaaggtgaaggtctcagtaaggttgatctctcaggtcaccaaaacgttTTGACagcgttcttagaaaaaaacagaacaattaacagttttcaaaatgtctgctgtggcagaatgagagcagcaacaaagccatggaattaaataacgggtttaattaacagcaagaatcagcttctcattaaaagattggttggagtttgaaatctcagtttaactggtcatctgttagctcgtttcacatctaatttctctttggctgtcatttaatgaagtaaagaatccattcagaggactgaatccttaaaaacagggctagtaaaatgaagggaaaaggagttaattagcagtgaaaactggtcagtgattaggaaaaaagtcagaatgaaaacctgcagccacagcggccctccaggcctggagttcaacacccctgctgGAGATAGTGCTCACTGCCCCCTGGTGACCCCAGTCTGCACACACTGGTGCCATTCCTCTTCATCTTAATATAtacgtttcttttttttacacCTGACAGGCTCTGCTCCTGTGCAGTTCCACTATGGTGTCACTTTGTGTTTTGTCAATTCTTGCCATCTAGCCATTCCCTTATAATGTACATATAACGTCTAGAGATCTGCACCGGCAAATTGACGGTTTCCAGTTTGAATCTCGCAAACCACTCCATTGGGaaattgagcaaggcccttaacctgcagttccTTTattctgggtatgacattaacgtGCATCCAGGCCTGCAAgctggtcctccaacttacacGGACAaatcaggggttggtggcaggactgacACTTCTGCTGCTGTGAAGAGCCTCACACTGTTCTGTTCCATTCAATTTGAGATCcggaggtggtttgttgtgtggtgggtatcACAACGCACTTTATCAGTGCAGGCTCCCAACCTGTCTGTTTGACCATCAAGCAGAAACCACTGCACTTATTTCTAGAATACTTTGCAGTTATCCCCAGTGTAGTCTAATATAGAATAAATCAAATTTTAGATTTTCTATgtataaatatttggaaaaacaaaaacagtgacaGCCTTTCTTAAAAGGTGCCTTTACAAGcggaaataattttaaaataaaaagcactaaATCCCCACTGGATGGTAGAAGGTCAATAGTGTGCTTTACTCAAATTGCTCAGAAGGAACGTCACTTTGTTTATTTACAAGCTGACTACCTTGTATCTtgtgaaaacatttaatttaatttttatttgtctgtttacATATAATTTGAAAACCAcccacttacagtgcatccggaaagtattcacagcacatcactttttccacattttgttatgttacagccttattccaaaatggattaaattcatttttttcctcagaattctacacacaacacccccaataatgacaacgtgaaacaagtttacttgagatttttgcaaatttattaaaaataaaaaaattgagaaagcacatgtacataagtattcacagcctttgccatgaagctcaaaattgagcacaggtgcatcctgtttcccctgatcatccttgagatgtttctgcagcttcattggagtccacctgtggtaaattcagctgactggacatgatttgaaaaggcacacacctgtctatagaaggtcccacagttgacagttcatgtcagagcacaaaccaagcatgaagtcaaaggaattgtctgtagacctccgagacaggattgtctcgaggcacaaatcttgggaaggttacagaaaagtttctgctgctttgaaggtccaaatgagcacagtggcctccatcatccgtaagtggaagaagttcaaaaccaccaggactcttcctagagctggccggccatctaaactgagcgatcgtgggagaagggccttagtcagggaggtgaccaagaacccgatggtcactctgtcagagctccagaggtcctctgtggagagaggagaaccttccagaaggacaaccatctctgcagcaatccaccaatcaggcctgtatggtagagtttccagacggaagtcactccttagtaaaaggcacatggcagcccgcctggagtttgccaaaaggcacctgaaggactctcagaccatgagaaacaaaattatctggtctgatgagacaaagattgaactctttggtgtgaatgccaggcgtcacgtttggaagaaaccaggcaccgctcatcaccaggccaataccatccctacagtgaagcatggtggtggcagcatcatgctgtggggatgttttttagcggcaggaactgggagactagtcaggataaagggaaagatgactgcagcaatgtacagagacaatcctggatgaaaacctgctccagtacactcttgacctcagactggggtgacggttcatctttcagtaggacaacgaccctaaacacacagccaagatgtcaaaggagtggcttcaggacaactctgtgaatgtccttgagtggcccagccagagcccagacttgaatctgattgaacatctctggagagatcttaagatggctgtgcaccgacgcttcccatccaacctgatggagcttgagaggtgctgcaaagaggaatgggtgacactggccaaggataggtgtgccaagcttgtggcatcatattcaaaaagacttgaggctggaattgctgccaaaggtgcatcgacaaagtattgagcaaaggctgtgaatacttatgtacatgtgatttctccgtttatttatttttaatcaatttgaaaaaaacatcaagtaaacttttttcatgttgtccttatggggtgttgtgtgtagacttctgaggaaaaaaattaatttaatccattttggaataaggctgtaacataacaaaatgtggaaaaagtgatgcgctgtgaatacattCCGGATGTACTGCATTTCTACAAAACTTTGTGGTTATTTAACGTGTAGCTAAACTTAGTGTAAAAGCTGATAAATGTGCGTGATTTTGTAAAGAGAAAAATGTCTTTGCAGCTCCACACCACTTCGGCCTGTTTTTTTAGTTCCACCCTATGGCAGTGAAGTGTCCgacatttaaagtttaaagccatcCACTTAACAGTTGTAGCTCTTCCAGACAGTCACATCTACTGCTACCCAATTACTGATAAAAGTGGGCATTGCTGTTGGGGTCTGAAAATCACAGCTGGTAACGGTGGGATAACCACTACTGTCAAACAATGTGTTGTAATTTTGAGggaaaagtataataaaataaaaaacatactggAAGGTATGGGAAGATAATTCTGATTGGAAACAATCAATCACTTCTGTTCTTTGAGGCAGCATGAAGGTTAAAGGCCGTGGTGTGGTTGGTAAGTCGTCCTTTCTTATTTGAGtgctacatttaaaataaaacattaaagtacAGTAGTAGTTTTTTAAAGGATGGTTTGCTGTGTGAAGAAAATGTGTACTTCATCGTGCTGTTTGTAATTGTGCTGCTTGGGTTTTACTGGTGCCATACATCTCTCTTCAACACTGAAGAGGAAAGAAGGTAAGCGAAGCAGCATTATGGTGGCACACTTGATGAAGGCTCTGCAGCCGAAACACTGCAGCTCTTACATTCttccttttcagtgtggaaatgacctattaactttttttttcctttttcttatgtTGTTTCacctgaaaagtaaaaaataatgcaacagGTAAGGCCGAAAGGGCTGTCgtcatgatgttttttttctgtcttttattcCGCTAATTTAAGACGTCCATTTAAGGGCTTTGCTCTGTAGTTGTAGCCCTTTTTGCCATTTTGGAAAATTAATCATGAAATGTAACTGCCTGGCTCCGCCTACTGATTAATTGCCCGTCGACCAATCAAAGAAGTGTCACCATTGATGTTTGCAGTTTACAATTGATGGAGGGTGGTGGGGGGAGGTTATTTGGGTGTCAATTTGTTGGGCTAACCAATAATGGGGCAGGTTTGTAGGACTGGGCGGGATTTTGACTTTGATTGGATTATAAAGTGCCTGTCAAATGTGACAACCCAGAGCTTGACCCTCATTTGAATCTCAGCCGTCAAGTTGTATGTAggtggagtgatggctctgaggtagggatctgtactggcattcggaaggttgccgattcgaatcccgtaaatgccaaaagggacccctgagcaaggcccttaacctgcaattgctgagtgctttgagtagtgagaaaaacactatataaatgcaaagaattattattattacgtttATTCTACACGGTGTACAACATTACAATATGATTACTAAATTCTTGCGATCGTTTTTTTATTGCTGTTGTGTGATTTGTTCTTTGCTGCTTCTGTTTCTCTAATTCTTGCACTTAATTACAAGTAAAATTTCTCAAAAGATTTAAGCTCAGAAGCACAAGGctctaaataataacaaataaatacacaacCCTGTGCCACAATGAGGAGGTTATAAATGTCAGAtgtgctttttatatattttaagcatgtAATCCTCGTTTATCACACTTCGGAGTGAAGCTGGGTGGAGCAGCTGGTATCCAGTTTATTTAGCCCTATGGGGgtctgtcctggcagcattgaACTGGCACTCAGTCACCTACACCGGGCCAATTTAGAGACCCCAACCTGCACATACCTTTGAAAATTGGGATGAAAtcaaagcacctggagcccactgacatggacatggggagaacaagcaaactccacacagccagGAATGAAAGAGCGAGACAACAGCGCTAACCACATTGTCACCTTGTGATTCTGCCTGCACCCATAGTGTGTTAATCTGCCTGAACAGGATGGCATTTCACCTGGG encodes the following:
- the psmb5 gene encoding proteasome subunit beta type-5, translating into MALASVLGRESAFFNNNKQSLLGVNLDLHVSEPQDFFVRNAASADVSSGPEEKIEFLHGTTTLAFKFQHGVIVAVDSRATAGSYIASQTVKKVIEINPYLLGTMAGGAADCSFWERLLARQCRIYELRNKERISVAAASKLLANMVYQYKGMGLSMGTMVCGWDKRGPGLYYVDSEGNRVCGDSFSVGSGSVYAYGVLDRGRREDLSVEEACELGRRAIYQATYRDAYSGGVVNLYHVKSDGWVCVSQNDVADLHRKYLDEAK